In Risungbinella massiliensis, the genomic stretch GGTGTTAATAGTAAAGCATTTGCATTCTATTTTTTGTTTTGGCTTAGTTTTGTTGGTAGATTTGGTCTGATTTCGATTCGCACTTGCCTTTGGCTTCTTACTTCTCTTTGGTACTTTCGAAACCTTTTTCGTCCCTTTTACAACTGTCCTACTCTTTTGAACGGATAGTTTGGCTTTTCGCATTCGCATTAGGGATTGGGCAGGGATTTTTTTGGCGATCTTTTTGATCTTTTTATAAGTCTTATATGCTTTTACCCCAGCTTTAATTGCTTTTACCCCAGAGGTGATGAGCTTTGCTCCTGGGATAAAGTTGGAAGCAATATCCACTGCTGCAAATACTTTTTCATACCAGCGAGAGTTCGGATTTTTTAGGGTCTTGATACTGTCTCCAATAGCAACGTTGTAGACGGTCTTGGCTGCTTTCTTGATTCCTTTCCAACCTTTTTGCAACCAGCTTCCCCAGTTGCCGTCTGGGTCGATGTTGTTGACTGGATCACCTTCGGCGTAGAGATAGCGGTTTTGGGTGACGGCACTATCTTCTTCGCCTTCGTACGTGTCCGCAACGATAAAACGTCCTGTGGTAGGGTCGTAATCTCGCCAGCCCATGTGGTAGAGTCCGGTTTCCCCGTCATAGAAGACTCCATAGCGTCCAACATAGCGGTATGGGTTGGCATTTGCTAGCGTTTGGTCTCCCGTGATTTGGGTGATATTTCCCCACTCATCGTAGTCATAGGTTACAACTACGTTCCCTGCGGGATCGGTTAGGGCAATGACATCTCCACGAGCATTGAACTGATAGTAATATTCGATGTCGTTGTGACGAAGTCCTAGTAGCTTACCGTCTCCATCTTTGAAGAAGTAGGTACGGCTTTCTTCTACCTCGTCTACCCATTTGACAATGCCAAAGATCTCATCTTTGCTATCTCGTTGGTACTCGTAGCGGATGCGATCATCGACTGTTTCCACTAATCGGTTGCCTTCTTGGTCGTACTCGTAGGCTACCTTTTTGGTCGTGGTCCCGTTCTCAAGCTTGGTCAACGAGACAAGCTGGTCTTCATTGTTGTAGGTGAAGTTTTGCTCGGTCTTCTTGTTGGTTCCAGCTTCGGTACGAATCGATTGGGATAGGTTTCCACTCTCATTAAAGGTGAAGCTGGTAGTACCTAAGAGGTTCCCGTTAGTATCGTCATACTCTTTTCGCTCGGAGATCCGGTTGTCCCCGATGTAGGTAAACTCATCTTTTACCTTGCCAGTGGTCAGATTCTCGGTTTTGAGAATGTTCCCCATTCCGTCATGGGTGTACTGAAGTGTCTTGCCATTCGCTTCGACGGTCTTCAAGAACCCATTGGTGGTGTAGGTGTATTTGCCTTTGACCACACCAGCATTGGTGATCTGGGAGATCTGCTCGGTATCGGTGTAAGTGTAGGCTAGGTCTACTACTAATGCTCCGGCATTGTTTCTCCCTTTCATGGTAGCTACTTTACTTCCACCGTTGTAGGTGAAGTCGGTCACTACTCCAGGTGCTCGGATAGTACGGATATTTTCATTTAGGTTGTAGTCGTAGGTGATGGTGGCACCATCGTAGTTTGGAATCTGGACAGCCGAGACTAGGTCGTCTTTGTTCCGGGTTACTTTGGTCGATCCTAATGCGGTCTGGATCGTCTCCACATCATCTTTGTCTTTATAGTTATGAATCGTACTGGTACCTGAATGCGTCACCGTTTGTTTCATAAGACGGTTGTTGGCATCGTATTCAGAGGTGGTCTCACTGTTGAGATAGCCATCTCCATCGGTATCCTTAAGTGGATCTACTGGAGTTGTCTGGTCATAGAGCCAGGACTTCTCTTCGTTACCATTGTTGTCGTAGAGACGATTAATCTCAGTCTTTTTGCCACCTTCACTCATCCAAACCTCTTGGACGACACGACCTAATTCATCATAGCTGATGGTTCCTTGTTTGGTGGTGACGATGTTGACACCTGTTTGTTCTTTGACATCTTTGGTTATTAGGAGTCCGATGTCGTTGTAGCCATACTCCTGGATCTGAAGCTTTGGCTCAGGAGCTCCAGACGGGGTGAGTGTTACCGTTTCTTTCTTTAGCTGACCTTCTTCGTCATATTCCCAAGTAGTCACCGTACCATTGGGGTCGACTTGTTTGGTCTTGTCCCCTACTGTATTGTAGGTGCTCATAGTAGTCTTGCCTTCTTCATCTCGGGACTCTAACAAGTTCTCATTGAGATCATAGATCTGGTAGGTAGAACCTTGCTTGTCTACCGAGACAGCGAGATTGCCCGCTCCATCGTGAAGCGCCCATGTCTCAACAATTGGATTAGAGTTTTCTTTGGTGTAGATTGGTTCATCGTCTTTATCATAGGCGAACTCTTTGACGTCTTCTTCCCCAATGACTGTCTTCACTTCTTTGTCTACGGCGTCGTAGTAGCTTTTTTCGACGATCCGATTGACATCACCCGTTCCATCCGTAAAGGCGGTCTCTCGGTTTAGTTCATCGTAGAAGTGAAGCACGGTACCACGGCTAAAGTAGGTGTTGGTCTCACTATCAAAGGCTACATCTTCTACTCTCGTTGCATTGCCGTTGGCATCATAGTCGAACTTCCGATAGTTTTTGAGTGGATCAATCGTTTTGGAGACACGACCTACTGGATCGTATTTGGTCTTGATAACAGCACCTTTGGGATCCTTTGTCGCTACTGTCTCCCAAATTCGTTGTACTCCACTACTTCCGTGATACTGATCACTTCCGATTCTAGAGGAGTACCATTGTTATATTTCTGTCTGGTCACCTTTGGATTTAGTACAAGTGTTGGACAGTTATTCTCATCATAGGAGGTCTCGACCACTTGGTTAATAGGAAAAAGCCACTTATCTCCTAGGAAAATAAGTGGCTGGTAGCTGTTATGTTAAAAACACTTTCTTCTTAATAACAGCTTAGGAATTTTTTTCTGTTTATTATACACTTTCATTTTCTTTCCATAATCCCAACATAACAGTTGCTTAAGGGATAGTCAGTACTCATAAGGAATTTTGTTACCAACTAATTTGTCTCCGTTAATAACTTAACTCTTTCAAAAAAGATAGGACTATCTTCAACCAATTCTTGTAATATCATATGCACGAATAATTTTTCTGTCTCAGTTAGTTTGGCGTAGTTTTCCTTAAAACTTGCTGTAGCTTCTATTGAATTCAAGATACGAGCCACAAAAGTTAACAGCCAATTCAACGCATGAGGATACATAGTAGGAAGCGAATGAATCAATACCCTTCCATGTAGATCTAATGCCTCAACTAAATGTAATAACCCAAACATAACATCATGACTCTCGGTATCATCTTCAAATACCGTGTAAATATCTTTAATATCCTTCTCACTAAATTTCAAAGGGTCGAACCAATTTGGTTCACTTAAAAAATCAAGAGAATTCACAAACTGATTAAATTCCTTCTCATCTTTCATATACCTGTTTTTGTAAAGGACTTTGATCTTTTCATTTACTGTCATCAATCTTTTCAATCTCCTTATTTATTAAAAAAACCGTTATAATTACGTCTATTAGATCTTATCACAGATCTAAGTCCCTCTCGTATTGTCTGATTATACAAACCGGCTTGCTGATAGATTCTTCGCATATCTTTTATATCAAATGCTTGAGCATCTCTTGGAGATAACGAAAAAAGAACCAATCGTTCGGTGGACGCCCAAAAGTAGCTGTTTCTCTATGTCTCCCTCCTGTCCCAGGATGTGGGTGTTCAACATTAATAGCAACTGCTTTTTAACACTCAATAGAACATCCTTGAGTTGTACAAAAGTAACAAGCTTTTTAATTACAGAAATTTTCTTTTATGGAACGTGATCGTTCCTTTGACTGGGTGGTCAAGGATTGACGCATATCATCTGCACTATAAGCAGTAGAGTATTTGGCTTTATTCACAATTAATTTGTAAGGAATAAAAAATAAAAAAGGACTAATAATAAAATTATCATTATCGGATTTTCGATATACTTTTTAAACAAAGTACCTTTTAATAACTTATTTACCTTCCATTTGATTTCCACCATCGATACATAAGCTAATACACAAATCATAAAAATAATATCAGTAATAAAACTTCCTTTAAACATATATATTTTCAGTAAAACGGAAACTGCTAAAAGATAGTTGACTATTGCTAGAGTAAGAATTATCTTATGGTTCCCTTCTGTCTTTTCTTTTAATTCCTCAATAATAGCTTTCATATCAAGTGCCACTCCTTAAAATTTACAGGAGCTATTATAATAGCTCCTGTATCTATTATCTATCTATATCGATAAATCCTTACTCTTTTTATAGTAAGCTTTTGATACCTATAACGATATTTATAATAACCCCATCGCCAGGAGAGTGTATAAGTTATTTGTACTCGAATACCTGCGTAATCACCATAAATATTATCTTTAAATTCATCTAACAGAAAGCTTAATGCTTGAACTGTGAAAAAACCCCCAAGCCCATAATACTTAACTCCAAGAATACTAAGTGCCCATTTTGCAGCATTAACTGTGCTGTTTAATTGCCTCTTAGTGATAGTGATAGTTTTAGTTAAATGACCGTCTGGATCTATATTAATTAAAGGATTGTTTTCAACATAAATATATTGATTCTGAGTAATAGGCAATTGACTAATACCTAAAAATGTATCCCTCGTCAAAAATCTCCCAATCTCCGAGTTATAATATCTACTCTGTAAATAATACAACTCGGTCTCCTTATCATAACGATACCCCGCATACCGATAAGGATTGTCCACTGTTCCAGTCTCTGCTATCAAGTTCCCAAATGCATCATAGTCATAGGTAGCTACTTTAGCACCATTGGCATCTGTCAATGCTACTACATCACCATGTCCATTTAGCTGGTAGTAGTAATATTGACCATTGGTCTTCATGCTCACTGGTTGGTTTTCAGCGTTATAGGTATATCTTGCAATAACGGTATTGCTGCTATTTGTCTCAAAAACGACATTTTTGTTTTCATCATAATGGAACGTGATCGTTCCTTTGGCTGGGGTGGTCATCGTCTGACGCATTCCATCTGCCCGATAGGTGTAGGATGCGATGGTGGCTCCTGCTTTGTCTTTTACAGCAGTAAGACGATTTTCTGCATCATAGGTATAGGTGCGATTTCCGTCACTAAGCAAGTTGCCGTTGTCATCATAGGTATAGGTAGTGCCTCGATACAAGCGAAAATAACTATTAACTAAAAATCAACTTGCCAATTGTGTCTATCTTAACAATCCAATAAAGAATACACAAAATATTTAGTACAAAGAGTATATAGAATCCTAATTTAACAATAAGTTTACGTCCCTTAGAAAAAAAAATATCGTCGATCAAATCAGCTGGCCAGTTTTCTGACTTATCTCCAGATATAATCCAACATACAATTACAAGTATGGTTAAGCTACACCAAATTCCTCCTTGTAGCCACTTGAAATCAGCTATATATCCAAATAAATGCAGTAATATTACCAGAGGAGATAATACACACCCAATAACCAAAGCATTTCTAGCTATTGAAAATACTCGTTGATTTTTCATTTTGAAATCTCGACTCCTTGTGTGGTTATAACTTAGTTTTAAAAATTAATTTGAATATATGGCATCACTCAGGAAAAACTATCCTACTTATAAAAATTATGTTCTTATAATTAGTTCAACAAAATAGTATTTTAAGAGTAGTGAGTGGTATTTTTCACTCAGTTAACACCACTCACTATTTTTTATTTACTCAAACAGAAGTGACTAAAAGATGTATCTACCAGATGTACCTACCAAAGGATCTGATTATTGGTCTTGCTTTTTTTATTCCAGTACGATAGCCAGATTTAAAAGCATTAACTATTTTAGGTAAAATCCTACGTAATTTTCCTGTTACACCCTTTGCATGTTTCCACATGAAAGAACCTGGAAGGAAATGAAGAGCAAAATTTACTGCCCAAGTAACCAAAAAAGAGGATCGTCCTCTGTACCAGTTCCACTTGTATGGATTAAACGATACTGTAATAAAGAAACCAATTGCTGTATGAATGAAAGAAGTTACCAATATGGCCACTACCTGCAATGGGACAATATGCCCATTAGAGTCCGTGTGCATAACTGGATTATTTGCAGTATAAGCATACTTATTAATACTCAAAGGATTTGTATCTACACCTAAAAACGTATCCCTCGTCAGAAACCTCCCAATCTCCGAGTTATAATATCTACTCTGTAAATAATACAACCCGGTCTCCTTATCATAACGATACCCCGCATACCGATAAGGATTGTCCACTGCTTCCCAGTCTCTGCTACTAAATTCCCAAATGCATCATAGTCATAGGTAGCTACTTTTGTACCGTTGGCATCGGTTAAAGCTACTACATCACCATGTCCATTCAATTATAGTAGTAATACTAACCATTGGTCTTCCATGCTCACTGGTTGGTTTTCAGAGTTATAAGTGTATCTTGCGATAACAGTATTGATACTGTTTGTCTCAAATACTACATTTTTCTTTTCATCATAATGGAACGTGATCGTTCCTTTGTCTGGGGTGGTCATGGTCTGACGCATTCCATCTTTACGATAGGTGTAGGATGCGATTTCTGTCACTTAGCAAGTTGCCGTTGTCATCATAGATAAGCATGTAGTTACCGTATCCGAGCAGTCCATACTTTGGGCAGTCACTCACGACAGTTAGGCGATTTTCTGCGTCATAGGTGGACAAATGTGGTTCATTAAGAGGCGCACTTATCTAATCCAATTAAAACGAGCATGTGAAGTAAGAAAGAGAAAAGCCATCTGGTATGAAGCAGAATGGCTCTCTCTAGCAATATTTAATATGGAATAGATAACACTCAAAAAGAAGAATACGTAAATAGCCAATATACAAAGCTTACCATAGACAACATAATCAATCCATTTCTCCATTTACCACCATTTCTTAAAATCATGTACTTTTCCGGAGGGAAATAAGATCCTTTTTCTTCGGTACGTACTAACCAACAACAAAAGATAATAAGGTGTATAATTACTCCTATTACCAATGCTGGTATAAAAAAACTATCTATATATCCAAATATAAATAAGCACAACATTATTGGTGGTACGGAATACAAAGCAAGTTCTGCATTTGCTGCAATATAACACAGCACCCTGTCTTGTTTGTTCATATTATGCCTCCTTACTTTTATACTAATATGTACTTGCCCCCTCCTAAAATTTGAAATTTAAACAGGAGAGGGCAAGTAAACTATCTAAGAATATTTCTTACTATTTGATAGACAACATAATAACTTACTGTCTTCTTTTTCAATCGATATACCGTGTGGTAAGCAGTTGAATAGAATCTTGCCCCAAGCCAAGATCCTGCTCTATTTACATGCGATTTCAAAAACTTAGGGACACCAAAACCAAAAAGTAAATTCCAAACGAACGACGACTTAAAATTACTAATAAAGGCAGATTTAGTAAACTTTCTGCCATATCTAACATTTTGATAATACATATAGGCCACTGTATATAGAAACGCACCATATGCAGCTCTAAGAACATGTCCTGCAATTATCGCATGTGGGTGATGTCCATCTCGATCAACTTTCATCACTGGATTGTTATGACCGTAGGCATATTTATTTAAACTTAGCGGCTCATCATCAAACCCATCAAACGTGTCCCGCGTCACAAATCTCCCAATCTCCGAGTTATAATATCTACTCTGTAAATAATATAACCCTGTCTCCTGATCATAACGATATCCCGCATACCGATAAGGATTGTCCACTGTTCCTGTCTCTGCTACCAAGTTGCCAAAAGCATCATAGTCATAGGTAGCTACTTTTACACCACTGGCATCGGTCAAAGCTACTACATCGCCATGTCCATTTAACTGGTAGTAATAATACTGACCATTGGTCTTCATGCTCACTGGTTGGTTTTCAGAGTTATAGGTGTATCTTGCGATAACCGTATTGCTAGCATTCGTCTCAAATACAACGTTTTTGTTTTCATCATAATGGAACGTGATCGTTCCTTTGGCTGGGGTGGTCATCGTCTGACGCATTCCATCTGCCCGATAGGTGTAGGATGCGATGGTGGCTCCTGCTTTGTCTTTTACAGCAGTGAGACGATTTTCTGCGTCATAGGTGTAGGTGCGATTTCCGTCACTTAGCAAGTTTCCATTGTCATCATAGCTATAGGTAGTACCGTTGACAGAGGTTAGTTGATCGGCATCGTCATAGGTATAGCTGGTAGTTACTGCGTTGCCATCTGTCGTTACTTTCTTGGTAAGGCGGTTGCCTACTTCATCATACGTATATTCGTAG encodes the following:
- a CDS encoding RHS repeat-associated core domain-containing protein, whose amino-acid sequence is MDNPYRYAGYRYDKETGLYYLQSRYYNSEIGRFLTRDTFLGVDTNPLSINKYAYTANNPVMHTDSNGHIVPLQVVAILVTSFIHTAIGFFITVSFNPYKWNWYRGRSSFLVTWAVNFALHFLPGSFMWKHAKGVTGKLRRILPKIVNAFKSGYRTGIKKARPIIRSFGRYIW
- a CDS encoding RHS repeat-associated core domain-containing protein, translating into MAGPNDGNKTKVTNAKSKITTFAFNEYNLVKKVMDANNKSTTFDYDLNGNQTKVTYPNGNTVEQRYNAVNRPTSVSHNGTDRYTFEYDPNGNITKETDVANNRVTSYQYDADNKLKTVQVPGNQTDYTYDKNGNVLERKYTWTEGTGSTQNSYNSLNQLTNIKEDATINVGSFSYNESDQLAGRRIADGSSTVYQYNDAGELVHQITTDKFGTSIDNSQYNYDNKGNIISAISTAGTTTYVYDELDQLLKETRPDGTIYEYTYDEVGNRLTKKVTTDGNAVTTSYTYDDADQLTSVNGTTYSYDDNGNLLSDGNRTYTYDAENRLTAVKDKAGATIASYTYRADGMRQTMTTPAKGTITFHYDENKNVVFETNASNTVIARYTYNSENQPVSMKTNGQYYYYQLNGHGDVVALTDASGVKVATYDYDAFGNLVAETGTVDNPYRYAGYRYDQETGLYYLQSRYYNSEIGRFVTRDTFDGFDDEPLSLNKYAYGHNNPVMKVDRDGHHPHAIIAGHVLRAAYGAFLYTVAYMYYQNVRYGRKFTKSAFISNFKSSFVWNLLFGFGVPKFLKSHVNRAGSWLGARFYSTAYHTVYRLKKKTVSYYVVYQIVRNILR
- a CDS encoding polymorphic toxin-type HINT domain-containing protein is translated as MLHFYDELNRETAFTDGTGDVNRIVEKSYYDAVDKEVKTVIGEEDVKEFAYDKDDEPIYTKENSNPIVETWALHDGAGNLAVSVDKQGSTYQIYDLNENLLESRDEEGKTTMSTYNTVGDKTKQVDPNGTVTTWEYDEEGQLKKETVTLTPSGAPEPKLQIQEYGYNDIGLLITKDVKEQTGVNIVTTKQGTISYDELGRVVQEVWMSEGGKKTEINRLYDNNGNEEKSWLYDQTTPVDPLKDTDGDGYLNSETTSEYDANNRLMKQTVTHSGTSTIHNYKDKDDVETIQTALGSTKVTRNKDDLVSAVQIPNYDGATITYDYNLNENIRTIRAPGVVTDFTYNGGSKVATMKGRNNAGALVVDLAYTYTDTEQISQITNAGVVKGKYTYTTNGFLKTVEANGKTLQYTHDGMGNILKTENLTTGKVKDEFTYIGDNRISERKEYDDTNGNLLGTTSFTFNESGNLSQSIRTEAGTNKKTEQNFTYNNEDQLVSLTKLENGTTTKKVAYEYDQEGNRLVETVDDRIRYEYQRDSKDEIFGIVKWVDEVEESRTYFFKDGDGKLLGLRHNDIEYYYQFNARGDVIALTDPAGNVVVTYDYDEWGNITQITGDQTLANANPYRYVGRYGVFYDGETGLYHMGWRDYDPTTGRFIVADTYEGEEDSAVTQNRYLYAEGDPVNNIDPDGNWGSWLQKGWKGIKKAAKTVYNVAIGDSIKTLKNPNSRWYEKVFAAVDIASNFIPGAKLITSGVKAIKAGVKAYKTYKKIKKIAKKIPAQSLMRMRKAKLSVQKSRTVVKGTKKVSKVPKRSKKPKASANRNQTKSTNKTKPKQKIECKCFTINTKVLTDKGQKNIQDIKIGDKVLAKDEKTGKQAYKAVQWLYERKVKEVYKLYIGKEVIETTDEHPFWIKGKGWIQVKDLKSGDQVEDDEGNLLVVWKIEREKKETTVYNFSVEDYHTFYVSDLKVFTHNCGGKVETFYRAMSEKEYKKLVKNQGRLTKREDGASMLKITKDVDYVMNDLSIRKKQGKKYERVIEFTVAEGTYEKLKRLGRAHNSVYDQFPNMARSGDDLVEFQVERGGSISYGLGSSVRGLMLFNLSIRGVKVLR
- a CDS encoding Imm30 family immunity protein, encoding MTVNEKIKVLYKNRYMKDEKEFNQFVNSLDFLSEPNWFDPLKFSEKDIKDIYTVFEDDTESHDVMFGLLHLVEALDLHGRVLIHSLPTMYPHALNWLLTFVARILNSIEATASFKENYAKLTETEKLFVHMILQELVEDSPIFFERVKLLTETN
- a CDS encoding RHS repeat-associated core domain-containing protein yields the protein MYRGTTYTYDDNGNLLSDGNRTYTYDAENRLTAVKDKAGATIASYTYRADGMRQTMTTPAKGTITFHYDENKNVVFETNSSNTVIARYTYNAENQPVSMKTNGQYYYYQLNGHGDVVALTDANGAKVATYDYDAFGNLIAETGTVDNPYRYAGYRYDKETELYYLQSRYYNSEIGRFLTRDTFLGISQLPITQNQYIYVENNPLINIDPDGHLTKTITITKRQLNSTVNAAKWALSILGVKYYGLGGFFTVQALSFLLDEFKDNIYGDYAGIRVQITYTLSWRWGYYKYRYRYQKLTIKRVRIYRYR